The following are encoded in a window of Francisella tularensis subsp. tularensis genomic DNA:
- a CDS encoding MFS transporter, whose protein sequence is MLIGSLLATLCSFKIIPKRNVKNTKISFLRNWQEVISFLNQNETLYWCYLAQIGMTCLYMIAPVFISPYAKNILKASSLEFGLIEVAFSVGFIVGNVLLPYMIEKISPKQTLVFSMTISALMYLLLGLNESIFFASIYYLVAGIFISAWVIIVTIAQKNTPITLQGKIQGICYGFSGLVVMFIYLIFFAINYLYPLPSNKWFYILAMLALSTLWPISKGLKILNLKNKV, encoded by the coding sequence ATGTTGATAGGGAGTTTATTAGCGACACTATGCAGCTTTAAGATTATTCCAAAAAGAAATGTCAAAAATACAAAGATAAGTTTTTTAAGAAACTGGCAAGAAGTAATTAGTTTTCTTAACCAAAATGAAACTCTATATTGGTGTTATTTAGCTCAAATTGGTATGACATGTTTGTATATGATTGCTCCAGTATTTATTTCTCCATATGCAAAGAATATTCTTAAAGCTTCTTCACTAGAGTTTGGCTTGATTGAGGTGGCTTTTTCGGTAGGCTTTATAGTTGGAAATGTTTTATTACCATACATGATAGAGAAAATCTCACCAAAACAGACATTGGTTTTCTCGATGACTATATCAGCATTAATGTATTTATTATTAGGACTAAATGAGAGTATATTTTTTGCTAGCATATATTATTTAGTTGCGGGTATATTTATATCAGCATGGGTAATAATTGTTACCATAGCTCAGAAAAATACTCCGATCACCTTACAAGGTAAAATTCAAGGTATCTGTTATGGTTTTTCAGGCTTGGTAGTAATGTTTATCTATCTAATATTTTTTGCGATTAATTACCTATATCCATTACCTAGTAATAAATGGTTCTACATCTTGGCAATGTTAGCTTTGAGTACCTTGTGGCCAATATCTAAAGGTTTAAAAATCTTAAACTTGAAAAATAAAGTGTGA